Genomic segment of Nostoc sp. TCL240-02:
TGCTCGTGAAGTGAAGAAGAAATATCCAGACTTAAAAATTAACTACCAAGCAATTGGTAGTGGTGGCGGTATTCGTCAAGTCACCGCTGGAACCGTTGACTTTGGTGGTAGTGATGCTGCAATGAAAGATGATGAAATTGCTAAAGTTAAGAACGGTGTAATCTTAGTACCCACAGCAGGTGGTGCCGTTTCTGTTGTTTATAATCTTCCAGGTGTTAACGATCTCAAGTTGTCCCGCAAGATACTACCAGAAATTTTCTCAGGTCAAATTACCAAATGGGATGATGCAAAAATTAAAGCTGATAATCCCGGTGTCAATCTACCAAGTCAAGCAATTAAATTTGTTGTTCGCGCTGATGGTAGCGGTACAACTTTCATTTTCACTAACCACTTAAGTGCTACCAGCGGTTATTTTAAAGGTAGAGTTGGAGCTAACACTGCTCCAAAATGGAATCTGCCAAACGTCCTCAAAGGCAAAGGCAATCCAGGTGTAGCTGCTATAGTAGCTCGTACTCCTGGTTCTATTGGTTATGTAGAATATGCCTACGCCGTCAAAAACAATCTGAAATCAGCACTAGTACAAAATAAGAAAGGAGAATTTGTTGCTCCTTCTTTAGAATCTGCAAATGCAGCTTTGTCAACTGTAACTTTTCCAGACAATTACCGCGTTTTTGTAGGAGAGCCAGCACAAGGTTATCCGATAGTTGGTCTGACTTGGATGATGGTTTACAAACAGTATGCTAATGCTGCTAAAGCTGATGCAATAAAGAAATGGATTAATTGGGTATTGAAGGACGGTCAACAGTATAACGATGACCTCAACTACACCAAAATTCCATCTGATGTAGCAAATCGGGTGCTTCAAACAGTGAATAGCTCTGTCAAACCTTAATTTGCAATTTTTAGGACTTACGTAGAAAATATCC
This window contains:
- the pstS gene encoding phosphate ABC transporter substrate-binding protein PstS is translated as MIFSTTTLNRVVATSLVTTSVALSPFFGAIAQAETLNGAGATFPAPLYERYAREVKKKYPDLKINYQAIGSGGGIRQVTAGTVDFGGSDAAMKDDEIAKVKNGVILVPTAGGAVSVVYNLPGVNDLKLSRKILPEIFSGQITKWDDAKIKADNPGVNLPSQAIKFVVRADGSGTTFIFTNHLSATSGYFKGRVGANTAPKWNLPNVLKGKGNPGVAAIVARTPGSIGYVEYAYAVKNNLKSALVQNKKGEFVAPSLESANAALSTVTFPDNYRVFVGEPAQGYPIVGLTWMMVYKQYANAAKADAIKKWINWVLKDGQQYNDDLNYTKIPSDVANRVLQTVNSSVKP